The DNA sequence GTAGTTACAGCAGATGTCTCTGGGGTGCCAGCGCAGCTCCCAACCGTTCTGCCCTTTGCTGTGTGCTGTTCCTTCTCATCCCCTATCCCCACATGCCACCAAGTTTACATTCTATGAGTCCCCTGCTCTTGGCAATGGCTAATTCAACTGAGTTGGACAATTGTCCCAAACTGTACCAGATTCCTTCCTCCCAAAACTTGGACTAGGGACTAAAAAGAGCCAATGAGTTTCTTTGTATGACTGGAATTGGAATGTGCCTGTGGGTGCTCTCTAAGCAGCAGAGAGCCAGGGCCAAGAACACCAGGCAGACACCAAGAAACATCAGGTGAAAATGTAAAGAGAGAATACCCTGAGTTCTCCATGGCTTTTTGTAGCATTATTTCCAGCCGAACTCTAGCGTTCCCTTTGGACTTCATGGAATACCTCTGAATCCTTATAACAAATTCtagttgtttgtttgcttgaaaTAACTGGGATCAGCTGCTGCTTCCAGTAAAATATTCCTTACTGTGCCACCTCGGACAAATCACttaccttcattttctttccatttcttcacctCCAAAATAAGGAACTTTGGCCAGATAGCTTCCTACCTCTAATTTATATTAAATGGAACCTTCCTGGAGCCTGCCTCCCCAACAAAGCTAGGGTTTTGCTTACCTGCAGCAGAGAGATGGGAAAAGACTACTGGAACCTTTTTCTGTGTGAGTCAGCTCTCTGGGAGTTGACGTTGAGGTAGAATCTCACTGCCTCCAGAGCATGCCAGCTACAGAGACCTCATCTTTAGATACACCAGATAAGGGCTGTGTtcaccaagagaaatgaaagtctTTGGTGGGAGGAATCTTTGCAAACAGAATCTGGATAGAACATTTTTCTAGATGACAATTTACATCATGACCCTATAAACACAGAAGCATTCTGGTCGCTATCTCCTTTCTATACTTTCAGTCAGTCCCATATTACACACTGAATTACAGACTTCTTATATTATTAAGTATGGTTTTATGATCATAAATCTTGTCTTCCTTATTAGATTAAATGTTTCTCAAGAGTAAGGGTGAAGATGTGTACACACTGTTCTGAATCCCCATTTTATCCAACCCTGTTTTTGGTATTTGGTAGttacttttgaaaaattagtTTCATTCACcacttaaataaataattgctttAAGATGCTCttacaaggccgggcgcggtggctcaagcctgtaatcccagcactttgggaggccgaggcgggtggatcacgaggtcaggagatcgagactatcctggctaacatggtgaaaccccgtctctactaaaaatacaaaaaactagccgggcgtggtggcgggcgcctgtagtctcagctacttgggaggctgaggtgggagaatggcgtgaacccgggaggcggagcttgcagtgagccgagatcagccactgcactccagcctgggagacacagtgagactccgtctcaaaaaaaaaaaaaaaaaaaaaaaaagatgctcttacagctgggcatggtggctcacccccataatcccagcactttgggaggccaaggcgggcgggtcatgaggttaggagatcgagaccatcctggctaacacggtgaaaccccgtctctactaaatataaaaaaattagccgggcgaggtggcgggagtctgtagtcccagctactagggaggctgaggcaggagaatggcgtgaacccgggaggcggagcttgcattgagccaagatcgcaccactgcactccagcctgggcgacagagcgagactccgtctcaaaaaaacattaaaaaaataaaaaaggtgctCTTACTGATGTCAAGATTCTTAAGGGGACAcatgcggtggcttatgcctgtaatccagcagtttgggaggccaagaagggtagattgcttgagcccaggagttcaagaccaacctgggcaacatggcaaaccctgtctctaccaaaaaaaatacaaaaattagctgggcatggtggcatgcacctgtagacccaggtatttaggaggctgagaggtgggaggatggcttgagcccaggaggcagaggttgcaatgagccatgatcacgccactacattccagcctgggtgactgagtcagacactgtcttaaaaaaaaaaaaaaaaaaattcttaagagGAACAATTGATTGAATAATTAATTGAatatggaataaatgaatgatgccAAAATATATTCATTGAGTTCATGCTAAGCATCAGAGTGCACCCACCTACCCCTCTCTTTTGCACACAAGCTCAGCTCTCCAAGAGCGAGGAAGGAGGACATGGAGGTCAACTGTTCTCCCATTCCTACTGACAGAGGTTTGCTTATTGAATGTGTCACCGAAGAATAATTTGTACACACTAGACACTATGTTAATCCAGGTCACTGGAGAAGCATATGGGATTAAGTGTGCAAGAATTTTATTAGGGGAAATGCTTGTGTGAGAGAAAATGGGAGAGAAGCTAAAAAAGGCTGAGACAGTCATCGGATCATGATACAAGTCTGACTCTGagtgaaggagaggaagggaaggttgGGTGAAATTCTCCTGGGCTGCCACACGGTACAAGGAAGGAGCCAGTGGAGTCCCAGGGCTCTAAGAACAGCCCTGTCTTAGTGCTCCTGCCCTGCTCAGGCACTGACTGAGCAGCCCATAGGAGGCATGGCCTTGTCACAAACTAATGATGGATTTCAGAGTGGAGCAGATGAGGTCCTTGATCAATTACACTTCCTGTAGCTGGTGATCTGCAAGGCATGACCACCGCAGATGTTCAAATATTTGCTTCATTAAATTGTCAGTCTTACCTGAAAGAACCCACACTCCTCCTCTTTTCTTACCATGTCCATTCTCACCATGACACACATATAGGCTACAGATCCCAAGAGGTTAAGTGACTCTGGTCATTCAGTTATATAGTCTGGCAAATTTCCATAATTTCAGCCCATTAGGAGGTTTCTACGATCCACATTTTTTTCAGTCTCCAAAAAATACAGGGTAAAATAGaagttgtgtgtgcatgtgtctgtgtgtgtgtgtgtgtgtgtgtgtgtatcagagagaaagacagacatcTGGCTGATTCAGAATTTGCTCCAGCTGAGCTTTGATTCTAAATATTTCAGTACTTACCCTCttttgattaaaatgaaaaagcagagaTAATGCAGCCAAATCCACTTAATATCAAgttatcaataaaaaaaaatctgttttatttttttctcctgactCCAAGCAATTTGGCTAAATCTGAATACAACTAGCCAAACACTCACTGACATCAAAACACCCTCAAGGTTAGAGCTGAGTAAAAACCATTgctttctgaaattaaaaaaaaaaacaaaacactttctaTCAACCCAAGCAAACaaaacttaattattttaatagataaaACATGCCATTTTGTGCCTCCTCTCTGGGTACACACGGCAGCAATATTTGAGCAGACCAGAATAGTAATATCAATTCTGTACAATTAAAGGCTAGGAACTTGCCCTGGCTTTGGGTGATgtcattttcttctacttttgtttttagaaaactgTATTTACATTACTCTGGAAGAGGAAATCTAATCATATTAAAATCGCGTTTTCTAGTAGTTCTTAGAAGATTAAACCAGACTTGCAAATGGCTTGAGAAATAACAAGTTCCATATTATTTGTGAAAGACCTATGTTTGATTGGAAATAACTAGACTCAATTCGTGTTCACATCTGACCTTCCTACACAACCATCGTAAGAAAAATGGATTTTGTTCAGGGAAGAGCCATTTGGCTAATTTCCTTGGACTTGCGTGTTCTAATCAAATTTGGTCAAACACAAAGGACATAAGAAGCCAACCATTATTTAGATGTATTGCTTAGATTGACTTTAAAAATGATCTTTTCTTCAGAAGACccctaaaaataaaggaaaacttctTCCCAATTTCTATGATTCCGatcagaactttctttttttttttttttttcctgcctcaggtttATTTGTACAAATAGCACAGGAGGACCCCAGCCCCATGCAGATGCCAGcccagaggtgggggtgggggtcgcACCAGTCCTTCTGTCCTCACGTTGGCAGAGGGAGATACCTACTCTGTAGCCTTTGTAGTGGCCTGGGCACCTTTGGGAGCCTGAGCTGGAATTGAAGCTGGAGCTGCAGCCTGGGCCTTGGTTTGAtccttggccttggccttggcctttGGCCGGCACAGCCGGAGCCCCTTGGCAATGCGAGCACGAGCACTCTTCCCAAGCTTGGGGTGGGCAATGTAGGCAAGTCGATCAAGCTTGCGGCTGACACCCTTTGGGATCTTGGGCTTAACCTCCTTGGGCTTTACGAGGGCCTTGACAGCCTCTGCACGTGCACTCATGGCCTTGGCATGGTTGGTCTGCATCTTCTTTAGGCCCTTCTTGTGCTTCTTGGCAAAGCGCATGTTCCTCAGGAACTTGGGGTCCACCCCCTTAAGAGATTCGTATCTTTGTGATCGGGGTTTCTTGATACCATTTCTGTGCCGTTTTCGGGACtggttgtgtgtggtgtggttcTTGGACTTGGCCATGTCTGCACCTTTAGCCGTGGCTCCCCAGCACTTTCTTCTTGAacatttctttattctgtttcttctAACATCCACCGAATAATACGTGCCTATCATTCTGTTAGGGTCTGTGGAGGATATACAAAATAGGAAATGCATCTTTACTCTCACAAGGCTTTTATTTTGGTTGGAGAAATAAGACATCTGCATATATACCTACAACACATAACCATATACAATCAGTAGAAGGTAAGAGTAAGGTTGTGAGGTAGGAATGTCAGTCTTGATTGTGGGGTGGCATTTGAAGTAGAGCTTGTGAAAGATGTGTCGGCTGAAAAAAGGCAACGAATCACCAGAAAATGAGAAAACCGtgaggagagacagggaggaaagaaaatagaaagcatgctcttggctgggcaccgtgtctcatgcctgtaatcacagcactttgggaaaccaacgtgggcagatcccgtgaggtcaggagttcgagatcagcctgggcaacatggtgaaaccccatctctaccaaaaatataaatgttagccaggtgtggtggtgcacccctgtggtcccagctacagaggaggctggggtgggagaatcacctgagtccaggaggtcaaggctacagtgagctgtgatcatgccacggcacccactccagcctgggtgatagagtgagattctgttgaaagaaaaataaagagagaaagaaagaaagagaaagaaggaaggaagggaggaaggaaggaaggaaggaaggaaggaaggaaggaaggaaggaaggaaggaagaaaggaaggaaggaaggaaggacagaaggaaggaaggaagggaggaagggaaggaagaaaggaaagaaggaaagaaagaaaaaaagaaagaaaggagggagggagggagggagggaaggaaggaaggaaaggaaggagaaggagggaaggaagggaggaagggaaaggaaggaaggaaggaaggtgaaggaaggaaggaagagaaagagcaagCATGCTCTGTTTTGTTGAAGGCAAGGCTCATTTAGGGGAGCAGTGAGATATCAAACTGAAAAGGGAGGAGGGCCTAGCATTTTTAATACCAGGGAGGGCATCCAGCTGTGCTAGGTAGGCAATGGAAACCACTAAAGGCTTCTAACTGAGGAGGAACAAACACATTTTTGGAAGATATGAGCCTGGTAGTGACATGCGGATTCCTGGAAGAGGCCAACACAAGAGGCCAGAAACCGGGAGGGTCTCAGAAGAATCAGAGCCTGAAGTGAGGGGGTTAGGTTGGGTTGTGGCAGTGGGAATGGAAACGTGGGGTCAAAAGGAAGAGCCACTAAAAATGAAGGCTGGACAGGATGTGACCCCTCGAATGATGAGGAAGGCAAGAGAGATGAAGACCCCATTCCAAGCCTGGGTGATGGAAAGTGGCTGTGCAACCAGTGAAAATAACaacaggaaagagagagattCCGGCATGGACATGGACGGAGgactgtaaaagaaaaacaaagattccAGGTGTCGCCTTACTCGTAAAGAGTTGGCCGTGTGAACAGTCGTCCACGCAGTCACTTGGCGGGAATAGGGATGAGAATTCAGGACAGAAAATATGGGCTTGTGATTAAAatctgggagggaggcagagattgattCCATGGGTACATATAAGCCCATGACAAGCAGATAACGTGGTCAAGAGGAGAGGGGGTTCAAGGGAGCAAAAGGGGAGCAGAAAACAGAGTTCAAGCCAGAATTTGGGAACTCTGTCTTCCGTGTAAGACACCTTTCTGTAATGTCTTTGGGGTGCAGTGCAGAGTGGGTGCCCACCCTGTCCCATCCTCCCTCTCAGCATCTGCACCTCTGGGTCTCCTGCCCTTCCTCAGCAGGATCcccctgggtggggtgggggtgacgCAGAGATGGCACTAGGCTTCTTTGTGGGCTGCCCCTGATTTATCCATGCAACCACTCACACACAAGGCTCTAGAGCACGGCAAAATCTTTATTAAAGCTTTGGGGATACCTGGAGGAAATTATAAtgtaggaaagaagaaaactgaagtccATAtgctaaatataaatattttatcctagggtccaggagaggaggagaaatgcCAGCGCTTTCACAAGGCAGACTCGACTTTCTAGTCTTGCTTTCATGACTTGAGGCCAATTCTTCTCTTCCCCTGCTTAAGAAAgcctgtctttttattattattattttattatttatttatttttgctgtgcCAATCTCCACATCTCTCTTCTGGACCCAGTGGGTCTTCTCACGTGGAGCCACGTCCTCACTCCACACAGGCATGGATTCCAGGAGACACAGGAACTACCAGGACATTTCCCAGCATGTGAGTTAATCCATCCAGAGCCCCAGTGCAGGTGGCTTCGGGAGGACAGTGCTGAGGCCTTTCCCATGCAGGTTCCATCCCTGCCCAGGTGTCTCCATGGTGGGAGGTGAGGGTAGCCTTCTAAATTGTCCTGCAGATAACATGAAAATACAACCTCACACACTCCTTTCAAGGACAGTCATTCTCAGAAACAGTGTAGTCTAAATACACATTGAAGGAAGAGAAACATTTTCCTAACGGTGATACAACCTGCAAAATATTTCCCAGCCCATCACTGAAAGAGCTTTCTATATTTTTAGGCAGAACCATCTGTTTCTCTTGTTCCTCATTCCCGGCTCTAGGACGTGCCTAGGACCCAGCTGTGAGATGCTTGGCTTTGCAACAACAGAACCATCCATCCGCCCAAAGACCCGGCAGCAATTCTGCAATTATACTTGTTTTATGAGGAATGTGAGAAGAGAAGCCCACTAGAGTGGGAGAGACATATGGAATGAAAGGTAGAGAGATGAGGAAAATAGAACTACAATTTAGGCCAAGGGAAAGAAGAGATGTAGGGAATAGTAGGCCAGTTGCATGTGCTCCAATGAAATCAACATAGAAGAGTGGCCcccctaggccgggcgcggtggctcaagcctgtaatcccagcactttgggaggccgagacgggtggatcacgaggtcaggagatcgagaccatcctggctaacacggtgaaaccccatctctactaaaaaatacaaaaaactagccgggcgaggtggcgggcgcctgtagttccagctactcaggaggctgaggcaggagaatggcgtaaacccgggaggtggagcttgcagtgagctgagatccggccactgcactccagcctgggcgacagagcaagactccgtctcaaaaaaaaaaaaaaaaaaaaaaaagagtgcccccccccccccagaatTGAATTTCCAACCTAGATGTTGTTGGTGACCATCTACAAAAGTGTTTCAATAGAATGAGGGTGGGAGTGGAGCAGAAACCACAGGTTTTCTTTTCAAGAGaagataatgagaaaaaaaaaaaaaagatgagatgacAGACCAAGATGGCAGGAGATGTGGGGTAAGGTTTCCTGAGGTGAGATATATCTGGGAATATTTGTAAGCAGAATGGAAAATCTAGGGATAAGGAGGGATTGAAGCCTGTCTCTAGTTGATGAAACAGCAGTGTGACATGgaactggggaggtgggagaTAGAAAGCTGAGGCCCTGTAAAcagtgcatttttatttatttttcatttttaattctttttcgagatggagtcttactctgtcatccaggctggagtgcggtggcacaatcttggcttaccgcaatctccgcctcctgggttaaagcaattctcctgcctgagcctccgtagtaactgggattacaggtgcgcgccaccacgcctgcctaatttttgtatttttaggagataacggggtttcgccatgtggaccaggctggtcttgaactcctgacctcaggtgatccgcccacctcagcctcccaaagtgcagggattacaggcgtgagccaccgtgccccccCACCTAAACAGTGAAATTTTAGTAAGAAAGTACACAAAtagatataaagatataaaaacaatcaaacaagAGACTGCAACAATACTGAGGCAGAAAGGAGGGTATTGGGGAAGATTGGCTTCCTCAGTGATGTAAAAGGCAAGTCAGGTGTTGAGCCTGAAGAATTGAGTTTAGGAGCTTGAACACCGCAGTGAACGATGCTCACACAGCTCCTGTGTGGAATTCAAGAGGCAGCAACAGAAagaatggggggaaaaaacacCAGACCTCCTTTTCCAACAACTTAGACCACCCCTCCCAATGTGCACAACTcaaaaactaaatgaaagagAAGCAGCAGCTCCCTGATGATGATTAAAGGCCATGAGAAATCCCCAGCTGGCTTTGGAAGAGTATCACCCAGAGAGGTGAGCCTGGCCTGCAGAGTCCTTTCCCCTTGAGAGCGCCTGCCAGTTCCTATGGAGGCATCTGGGCCGTGCTTCTGACAGCCTTATGGGGCTGGGAGAATACACGGTTTTGACTTTTACAAAGTccaattaatttttctaatagtAGTAGAACCATCCCTATCTTTTGCTTACTATTTGCTTGGACTGCCTTTTCCCACCCTTCCGCTTTCAACCTGTTTGTGTCGGAAGCTCCTGCATCGCTGGTGGGCACGCAAAATGGGCAGCAgctctggaaaacaatttggttattcctaaaaagctaaacatagaattaccgtCTGCCCTAGCAATTCTGcccctaggtatataccccaaagaattgaaaacagataCTTATTCATGGATGTTCATAGCGGCATTATCCCTATTAGCCCAGATAAAAACAACCCAAGTGAGCAAAGGAATGGGTATATTTGTCAATGTTCTCCAGAAAAGCAGAGCTCTCAGTGTGTGTGTAAATTAACTATCACAACAGGTAAACGAAACATCATATAGATATGTTTTGttcagaagaagaaatgaagttcTGAATCATGCTAcgacatagatgaaccttgaaaacattatgctaagtgacataAACCAGataaaaaaggacaaatactgtataattctaCTCACGTGAAGTATCTAGGATAGGCAAATTCATGGATAGAAAACAGATTAGAGGTTCTGAGGTGCCAGGAAGAAGGTAAAAAGGTTGGGGTTATAACTTCATGGGTAGAAAGTGTTCGTTTGGAGTAATAAAAACATTATGGAGTTAGACAATAATGATGGCATGTacataattagtgatattgaatttgtacacttaaaacttatcaaaatgtacaaaaagcctggtaagttttatgttacatatattttaccacaataaaaagaaatggattaACATATCTGATCATGTAACTACAGAGAAAAAACCATACAGTCTTCTCAATAGAGGTAGTAaagtcatttgataaaatttaatattcatttatgaaaaatacttttaacaacataaaaacaggccaggggcagtggctcatgcctatcatcccagcactttgggaggccgaggcgggggaatcactttaggtcaggagttcaagaccagcctggccaacatggtgaaactccgtctctactaaaaatacaaaaattatctgggtgtggcggtgggcgcctgtaatcccagctactcaggaggctgagacaggagaatcatttgaacctgggaggcagaaattgcagtgggccgaggttgtgccactgcactccaacctggacgaaaaagcaagactctgtctcaaaaataaaaacaaacaaacgaacaaaaccTAAAATCAGAGGAGAACTTTTTTCACCTGATAAAGAATATTGTGCCAGTTATCAGTTCACTGCCTCTCAGGTCCATATTCTCCCCTCACTACCTGCTCTGTGATGAACTAGATTCATTTAAGCATTTTCCCCTTACAGTGAGTACATGGAACTTTGCCACAAAAGGGTGCTGGCGAGACCTCGTAAGACAGACGTGGCTTCTCTTCCTGGTTCCAATGTGcaacgttttgttttgtttccctttgtctttttaaaaaattgatacttaataattgtacatacgggatacatgtgatattttaatacatgcatacaatgtgtaatgatcagatAAGGATAGTTAGGATATCCATCAcgtcaaacatttatcatttctttgtgttgggacaATTTCAAATCTTCTttcctagctattttgaaatatacaataagttattgttaactgtagtcaccctatcatgctatcaaatactagaacttattccttctctctaactgtatgtttgtactcaTCAACCAGTCTCTCTTCATCCTCTCCAAtcacccttcctagcctctggtaaccatcattctactctgtaCCTCCATAAGCTCAACTTTCTTAGTTCCCAtgtatgagtaagaacatgcggtgtttgtctttctgagcCTATCtcattttacttaacataatgtcctcaagttcCATCCATGGTGCTgcgaatgacaggatttcattcttttttatgtctgcttGATAGTCTgtggtgtatacatacatgtattctTTATCTGtgcattcattgatggacacttaggttgattcttggctatcatgaatagtgctgcaataaatgtaagcatgcagatatctcttggatataatgatttcctttctcttggaaatatatccagcagtgggattgctggaccatatgctaattctatttttagttttttgaggaaactccatactcttttctatagtggctatactaatttacatttccacaggCAATGAACTAGAATTCTCCATTCTCCACAGCTCATCGGCATCtattatgttttgtctttttgataatatcaattttaactggggtgagatgatatttcgttgtgggtttcatttgcatttccctgatgataactgatgttgagcatttttttcatatgcctgttggccacttgtatgtcttcctttgataaatgtc is a window from the Macaca mulatta isolate MMU2019108-1 chromosome 13, T2T-MMU8v2.0, whole genome shotgun sequence genome containing:
- the LOC716320 gene encoding large ribosomal subunit protein eL29-like, with protein sequence MAKSKNHTTHNQSRKRHRNGIKKPRSQRYESLKGVDPKFLRNMRFAKKHKKGLKKMQTNHAKAMSARAEAVKALVKPKEVKPKIPKGVSRKLDRLAYIAHPKLGKSARARIAKGLRLCRPKAKAKAKDQTKAQAAAPASIPAQAPKGAQATTKATE